The nucleotide window GCGCAGGAAGTGAGCGGCCTGGTCGACTTCGAACGCGCGGGAAATGTGAATGATCTTGCCCGACTGGCAGGTTTCGATCTGCGCCAGTTCTTCGCGGTTCTGCTCCATCAGGTCAGCCAACTTGAGCAACACATGGCCCCGCACCGCCGGTGCCGTCTGGGACCACGCCTTGAAGCCGCGCCGGGACGATTCCACCGCTGCGTCGATATCGGCGGCAATGGCATCGCTGACCTGGGCGATGACCTGGCCGGTGGCGGGATTGATGACGTCCAGGGTCTGACCGCCTTGGCTTTCGACGTAGCGGCCGTCGATGAACAGCGCGTGACGCCGGCCGAGAAAGGCCTCGACCTGAGGCAGCAGGGCAATATCGCTCATGGGAGTTTCCTGATCGCGAACAAGGGAAAGCCCGAGGTTAATCGCTGGCGGACGGCCCGGCTTGACTGTGCCTGCCGTGGCGTATGTCTGTGCCTGCCAGGGTGGCGTTGGCAGCCAGGAGCAAAACCCATTGCAGCCAGGAACAAGCCAGCGTCGCCGGTTTGCGGTCAGATCAGCGTTTCGACTTGATGGGCAAAGGGGCGGGCGATGTTTCTCCAGACCAACAAACAGAAGCTGGCGTTGAGCGTCCAGGTGCAGCGGGCGCTGGCCGGTGAAAGCGACGACACACCCGTGCTCGACGCGTATCCACAGCTGCGGCCCTGCCTGGCCCGGCACGCTCGTCAGATGGCGGAAGCCACCGAGCGCTGTCGTCGCGTCGAAGAACTGTTGGACGAGCAAGTTACGCGAGGTCAGCAAGGCGAACGTGAGCTGGAGACGGTGCGCCAGCAACTGGCCCGGGCCGAGGAGCGCGAACGCGCACTGGAAATGCAGCTGGATGAACACCGTCAGCAATTGCAGCAGCAACGCCAGGAAGCGCAGATCTGGGAATTGTTGCAATCGACCCTGACCGAAGGCTGCTGGGACATCACGGTGGTCAATGGCGATCTCCAGCACCCGGCCAGCGGCATGCGTTTCTCCAGCCAGTTTCGCTCGCTGCTGGGCTATGGGCCGGACGAGCTGCCCGATGGCTGGGATGCCCAGGTGGGCATCACCCATCCGGACGACCTGCCGAAGATCATGGCGATTTTCGACCGGGAAATCCTCGGTTCCCAAGGCAGTGGCGAATACGTTTTCGAGTACCGCATGCGCCACAAAAGCCGGGACTACATCTGGTGCCGTGAGCGCGGGCGCGCGGTACGGGATGCCCATGGGCGGCTGGTCCGGGTCATTGGCGCGGTGCGTGACATCAGCGATGAGCGCTCGGCCCAATCCACCCACCAGCGCATGCTGGAGCAGAACCAGGTGACCTACGCCCAGATCGCCACGGTGGTGGGGGTGATCAAGGGAAT belongs to Pseudomonas sp. B21-028 and includes:
- a CDS encoding methyl-accepting chemotaxis protein, yielding MFLQTNKQKLALSVQVQRALAGESDDTPVLDAYPQLRPCLARHARQMAEATERCRRVEELLDEQVTRGQQGERELETVRQQLARAEERERALEMQLDEHRQQLQQQRQEAQIWELLQSTLTEGCWDITVVNGDLQHPASGMRFSSQFRSLLGYGPDELPDGWDAQVGITHPDDLPKIMAIFDREILGSQGSGEYVFEYRMRHKSRDYIWCRERGRAVRDAHGRLVRVIGAVRDISDERSAQSTHQRMLEQNQVTYAQIATVVGVIKGIADQTNLLALNAAIEAARAGEVGRGFSVVADEVRKLAESTRQATHQIQTMLHQHKQ